The sequence cttaaaaatcaataTAAGTAAAATTATCATTTAACATAAATTGTTTAAGCTGAGATGCAATGATAGTCTCTAAGAGCAATCGAAACACGATGCTTGAGATTTTGTAATATTTAAGATATTTGAATCGTATTGTTACCATCAactataaattttgataaagCGATACGTATTCGGTCATACAATTAGTATCAGAGTCAAGACCATAGTTTCGATTCACATTGATTGAAAGCACAATTGTTGATAAGGTGATTGtttgggtgcaataattgtcctctTGGGTTGAACAACTGAAATATGTATTTGTTTGAACTGTGATACAATCTAAAAGATTTGCGTTACACAATTACCAGCAACTATAGTTTTTAGTAAAATACAAATCTCTTGATCCTACCGTTTGtaacaatataaatattttacatttttcaataaatatataacatatgttattgttttaaaattgttagctttaaaaaataaaacttaatgaataaacatataatatcacTAAAAAAACGTCTATAAAAAACcgacaaatataacaaaaaaaaaaagttaaatagGTCATATGATCACTTCAGTAGCTAATTAGATATTGAATCATAGTTACTGAAGTTTGAACTGACACCCGTAAAAAAATATAACActtgattttaataaaactaaacattcaaaatttgataactCCGAtcacaatcaaataaaattattattacgtGCAACGCACGTACATTTTGCtagtataataaatatatatacatttcgaactttttcgaacatttcgagcttttcgaaccataatatccgaatagttcacgaataggttcgaatatttcgagccgaactcgaactttaactttatttcgagccgaactcgagccaaaatatttaaaattatcgaacttcgaatcgagctcgaactcgaatatactcttatcgagccgaattcgagccttaaaattttaccattattcgactCGATTTGGTTCGTTTGCACATTCTCATCGAGCTATTGTTATTAGCCCTATCAATAAACATTATGTGCAAATCCAATTTGTTTTATTTCCTGTCTTCTGAAGTGAACTATATCTTTTTGTAAACAGGCTACATAATGTAGATTGTAGACTAGAGAAGATAATAATTGAATCCATCGAATTCCCAGCATTGGAATTCTCGAAAACTTTATTTCAAGAGCACCTACACTTGTTTTTATAGGAATTCTCGAAAACTTTATTTCTAGAGCACCTACActtgtttttataaaatattatagatAACGATTTCATTACACAAATCCTTCAAATCGTATAACAGTCTGAACAAAAAAGGTAGTTATTGTCTTCTACAATTTAGCCTCCCGAAAGTTCCATCAATTAATAATTTATAGGATTTGATCATTAGACCTTTGACTACAGAATCACACAAACTGGTGGGGAAACTGTTGCTTCGAACAATGAATTTCCCGAAAAAAGTTGGTTCGTTTTTGCCATCCTACATTCATTTCATCATATTAAGGCGCATTGTGCTGTGAAAACTGCTTCCAAACATATCATATACACATCAAAATTAAGTCATTTAACCATAACAACTAAACCCGTGATGCATGTTGAACGGAACTACGAAACAGAGTGAACATTTTCCTTTCACCTATATTCAGCAGACAATAAGATAATTTAACGAAATATTCGAAGGGAAAGGTAAGTAAATAGAcgcaaggaaaaaaaaaacctgATAAAAGATGAGGTGCAACTGTGAGCAATGATCTGAAGGTGGAAGCCTGTTCCTGTTCTCTTTTTCGCAATTTATATCATATAAAGTTAATATAATAAAGTCACAATTTGGGTACTAATTACTATAGTCGGATCTAAAGCATAATCGTTTGCAAGCTGTACAAAGTTAACTTGTCATGCAACAAATCGAGCCTCCTCTTTTTCGGGAACCACGATATCAAGTCTCATCATTGACCTGTACTTATCAGGTACTTGAGCGCCAGCCTGCATACACACTTCAAGCACCGCTGGTGccttaccatagaacttccTGAGTGTTTGTTTCAATGGCAGCCCTTTTGGATTTTCAACATGCCAGACATAATTGGGAGGAAACATTTCATCCACAGTTGCATCTTGCCAACCGTGTTTCCCATCTCTCCACTGATGCTTGAATTCCCCACAAAGCTTCGCGTTGTGACCCCAGGGGCCCACATGAACCTCCGAGCAATAGCCACACGCCTTAATTGTGTACTTTTTCATCAATTTTGTTACACCCCGCTTAACTTTCTCGTATGCTTTGACAGTCTGCTGTGCAATCTTAGGAACATCCGATTCCGCAGGGGGTGAATATCGATCTTGGATTCGATAAGTGTCAAGTTCCATAATCGATGATTCTGAACCATAAGAGCTGTGGAGTTCAGGCTCTTCAATCAACCCACCCATATCAATCACTTTCTTACCTAGCATTCGGATGGGTTTTGTTCTCCTTCGCGAGGGATAGTCAGGCAATTCAACGCCTGCTTGGATGCAAAGTTCGATCACGGCAGGAATTCTGTCATAATTAAAACGAGTTTCATGCTTGATGCGCTGGCCAAAAGGATCGTACATATGGTATGACTCAATAGGGAGAAGCACATCGTTAATGGAACCCTTCACCCATGAATGGAAACTTTTGCGGCTTCCACTAGTCGGGCCACAACAGTCCTGAATATTGTGGCCAGCTAAGGCAACGTGGATGTCTGAGCACTCGCTGCAAGAGAAACAATAATAATGTTACTTCAACAATTGCATAATGCATACAGATCAACTGCTCCTAAACAAATCCTAGAGATGAAGTGGGAGAAAAGTTGAAACGTCTTAATTGTTTTGAATTTGCCTTTGGGTTACCTACAAGCATGAACAGGAACAACATGCAAGAGTCGTGCAAGTCCacttattaaaattttccaagcACCGACTACTTCATATGCAACAGGAATTAGCTCAGGTACAAGCAGTCCATTCTTAGGAGGCTCAAGTGGCTTCTCAATTCCCATTTGTGCCAATTTCTTATCAGCCCTGGCAGCTTGCTGAATTTTCGTTATGGGTATAGGATAGggcttcttctttttctttggaAGTATCGGCGGAAGATCCACATTCTGTAGCGACGCCTCAAGTTTCTTCACTTTGCGACCATGAGTAAGCCTGCTGTCTGTGCAGAAGATTATTATTCGTCTTCTTGTAGCATTCTCATTTTCGTAAGCATGGGTGACCTGGAACTGCAAATCAACCGTTAATCATTTGAATGATCAACTGTCACACACTGTCGAAAACTATTAAACATTTCTACTCATAAATAAGGGCAAGGACTCGAGGCAGCCTTGCACAATAAGATCATTAGTCCACAGTTGGTTATTAAGGTTAACTTGTGAATTAGTAAAACTCAAACTTAACAGCTGCTTAGAAGTGCAACTGAAATTTGAAACACCAAAATGAAATACATTTGCAAGGATAAAAAATGTCCCACAAAGCAAACATTGTATGTTCTATCATGCAGTTAAATGCCTTCCTCAATCTCCTTTGTCATTTACGTCATAGTCTCTCTCAACACAGCAAATCCTAAATGAAATTTCAACAAGCTAGAAACCCATCGTGAAGCATTTACAGCTAAGCGCAATCCTATCTTAGAACGAATCAACAAATGTTATGGTAGAATCTAGTCTACCCTAGACCTTCAAGGAGTATTTCGAGCAAGCAGACTCATATCAGGGGCTAGAGCAACAGCAAAATTTGAAAGTTAAAAAGAATTTGTTTTCTACACAATAAATGTCCCCTTCCTCATAGAGCGCAACAGCAGAATGTCTGATCCTTGTGAGATATATAAACCTATATTGCCAATTTGGCATCAAACCTGAAACCACCAATCCCTGTTCCAATCACTTCCCCTTTATTTCCCTCAGTAGATTGGATTCGCTATACTACTAACAAAAGTACTCTACCTGAACCTCGTAAGGTACATTGCAAAGAGTAATTTTAACTGATAAGATAAAAATGTTGCACAAATCAAAAGGAACAAAATGGAAATATGGGTGTTAAATGGGCAGAATGCGTTTATATCCCATATTCAAATCTCGATATGAAAATTAATTCTTCCACTGCTTGCACTAAGATTCTCGAAAGTAAATTTAGCCTGAGCTATTCGTAGAGGCCCATTATACGTGCAGAAACCACCAAATCAAAGATGTGACTCGAATAAACAAAATTACCTTTATCCCCAGGAAAGATGAATTTGGAATTGGAAAATGAGACGTCTTAAGCTCCATCGAGCCAGATAAAACACCTGAAAGGATAGATAACATCAAATAAGCAGAAGTTGGCAATTTAACGCTTAAATTTCTCCAAGGAATGAAGTTGGGTACATGTCACACTTGCGCTCTAGATACATATCAAAAGGCTGAAGGTTTTACCCTTTTTCAGTGGGATCCATGGAGAGTAAACCACCGCTGGTAATTGTTGTAGCATCTATCTTATATAGACTCTTATCTTACAATCTCACCAGAAAACACAAATTTGGCAATCTGAAAACAAAAGTGCACTTCGTTAAATGGTTAGCTTCAAACATAACGTAAACACGCTATCCAATTCgataaattaacccaaaaacaaacaaacaaacaaaattgAGCTCAATTCAGCTACGAAGGTTGCTAATGCAAATGCGTATACCACAAGGACAGGTTACCgaaaaatttacaaatataTATACGAAAATCACCTGAAATTTTCGATCTTTAAATGAATTACAGCCTCTAAATAACGAAAGTCTTCACTCCAAGCGCCGTTCCCCAACTGTTCGAAGAGGACTGGAGAATGATTGAATGAGCGAAAATCTCCGAGTGCCCGATTCGCTTTATTGGGCTTTATCTCCGGGTCCCGCTTATGTGTatatattgaattaaaaaaaatttaaaaaaactccTATTTCTCGTATCAATTCTATTATTTTGGATCcgagaattaaaaatatttaatttaattaagagtCCGTTTAGTTTAAAAAGTCAAAgagaaaaagtgtttttttaaaaaaaaaaaagtgtttttgttgttataaatgtgtttggataattttaaagtgcttttaaaagcacttatttaaGCCAAAATAAGTGCTTATTTAAAAGCTAATATTTGTAGCTTTTCAAAGGCTTTtagtttataaaaaatattttcaatctatttatccaaacacaaaattaatttagtttttacttaaaaaagcacttttaaAAGCCAACTTAAAaagcaattattttttaaaaagtcttTTAAAAGCGAACGGGGCTCTAAATTGGTTTGTCTCAGGAATATGAGACGATCAAAAAATTAAGTGCAGCTCCCAAGTAAATAGCATTCATTATTACCCTATGCATGACTTATGTTAATTAATGTTGAATAATCAACACTAATATTATCGTGCGTGCTTGTAaaatttgtgttttttaaggaaaaaaaaaagaaaaaaatttaaaaatacaaaaaataatataatgttttttgtaaataaatatcattaaaatacaacaaatacaTTAATTTTACATGTGAGTGACATTTTCGTAAATAAAAAGACAATTAAAGCACAAAGTTAACGTAATTTTGGTAAATAAGAAAGTATTTaatactaaaaaatatataagattatataaaattattaattttatctaATCATTTTGGTTTTGTTGTAAATTAAGTTAGAATATAATCGtaattttctaaaattttaCTAATTAAATGAAAGTTAGTTAATTAAAAGTTTACAATATGATACGATATATAGTAAGATAaagaataatatattaaaatatattgatAACGAGAGAATGGATTATCTAATAATATGAATTCAATTAATATCTTATGTTTCACGATAAATCGTGACAAAGAGAATTATGACATATTTTTCATTTATGTCATTGTCCAAATCCTCtttatcatttaaaaaaaatactcttGCAAATTGTTCTATGGCTTTATTGTGTATGTGTtattaatgatatatataagaTCAATTACTTGAAATTATTTGGGAATAAATATGATCTGAAGTTGATTAAGAATTTGGAAGATCTGAagttgattatgaattttggttTGATTTGTAACAAATAGGTGGCCATTATGACATTTTTTGTCACTTCACCCGAATAACTGTGTTCAGCATTTGGAATAACTAATGGTATACCAATAATTTACATACCAATATAACATTTCCCGAATCTACACTTCAAGAGAGTGAATGtggtaaattttgaaatttgaatctaAACTACACTGGCATCCCCTTTCCTCTTAAAAGCCAAAAGTCGGGGTTGATTTTTGGTCGAAACACACAAAAGAGCTAATCCGAAACCAAAGACCAACGAAGGCAGATGAATGAAAGATTGCTTCTTGTTGTGCATAATATCCCACTGCAACTTCACATCCTCGGGGTGCCACAGACTCAAGTGCACTGCTAGTGTCATCCTAATATCAGCATCGGGGGGCGCCTGAAGTACGTTCAAACACACGGGACAAGAAACCCGTGAACATTCTCCATTTTTGGTTATGGTGACTCGTCCTGCTATGGCTATGGCTTTATCTCTTAAAATTGTGCGGGCGGGTCCAGAAAACTGTTAGATATCAGTTTTTAAGTGAACGATCGACGATGATAATTTGTTCCAGCCAGTGTGAACCTCGAACAGACAGGCTACAAGAATTTCAAAACGAACAAGAACCGAAAGAGGATGAAGGAGCGTGTACCTTTACCAAACT comes from Henckelia pumila isolate YLH828 chromosome 4, ASM3356847v2, whole genome shotgun sequence and encodes:
- the LOC140865922 gene encoding APO protein 1, chloroplastic, whose product is MLQQLPAVVYSPWIPLKKGVLSGSMELKTSHFPIPNSSFLGIKFQVTHAYENENATRRRIIIFCTDSRLTHGRKVKKLEASLQNVDLPPILPKKKKKPYPIPITKIQQAARADKKLAQMGIEKPLEPPKNGLLVPELIPVAYEVVGAWKILISGLARLLHVVPVHACSECSDIHVALAGHNIQDCCGPTSGSRKSFHSWVKGSINDVLLPIESYHMYDPFGQRIKHETRFNYDRIPAVIELCIQAGVELPDYPSRRRTKPIRMLGKKVIDMGGLIEEPELHSSYGSESSIMELDTYRIQDRYSPPAESDVPKIAQQTVKAYEKVKRGVTKLMKKYTIKACGYCSEVHVGPWGHNAKLCGEFKHQWRDGKHGWQDATVDEMFPPNYVWHVENPKGLPLKQTLRKFYGKAPAVLEVCMQAGAQVPDKYRSMMRLDIVVPEKEEARFVA